The Spirochaetae bacterium HGW-Spirochaetae-1 genome has a segment encoding these proteins:
- a CDS encoding aspartate aminotransferase: protein MISDRAEHVTSFMVMDVMARAQELEKAGENVVHLEVGEPDFDTPKAIQDAAIEAIRTGKTHYTHAMGMMELREAICRHYYAEYGVTISPDQILVTSGTSPAMLLTMLSLVEKGEEIILSNPHYACYPNFVEAAGGRVVDIKTRPQDGFQYRPEEIEKLISPRTRGIIINSPSNPTGIVMTEKNLQDIAQFDHQYILSDEIYHGLVYEGKAHSILEFTKNAFVINGFSKLYAMTGWRLGYVIFPREFNGVMERIHQNFMISANSFVQLAGIAALTEVGPDLEMMKRHYNERRKYMIGRLRDMGFIIHTEPTGAFYVFADARAFCTDSYAEAFKILDAVKVGVTPGVDFGSGGEGFLRFSYANSIENIREGLDRIEGYLKSR, encoded by the coding sequence ATGATTTCAGACAGGGCGGAACACGTAACATCATTCATGGTCATGGACGTCATGGCCCGGGCGCAGGAGCTGGAAAAGGCAGGAGAAAATGTCGTCCACCTGGAAGTGGGAGAGCCCGACTTCGATACGCCGAAAGCGATACAGGACGCGGCCATAGAGGCCATCAGGACCGGGAAGACGCACTATACCCATGCCATGGGCATGATGGAACTCCGCGAGGCCATATGCCGGCACTATTACGCGGAATACGGCGTAACCATATCGCCGGACCAGATACTGGTTACATCGGGAACATCACCGGCCATGCTTCTCACCATGCTTTCCCTGGTGGAAAAGGGCGAGGAGATCATCCTTTCAAACCCGCATTATGCCTGTTATCCCAATTTCGTCGAGGCCGCAGGGGGCCGCGTCGTAGATATAAAAACGCGTCCCCAGGACGGGTTTCAGTACCGGCCTGAAGAAATAGAGAAGCTTATCTCGCCCCGGACAAGGGGCATCATCATTAACTCCCCCTCCAATCCCACGGGAATCGTCATGACGGAAAAAAACCTGCAGGATATTGCCCAATTCGACCACCAGTACATTCTTTCCGACGAGATATACCACGGCCTTGTCTACGAAGGGAAGGCTCACTCCATTCTGGAATTCACGAAGAATGCCTTTGTCATAAACGGTTTCTCCAAGCTCTATGCCATGACGGGCTGGCGCCTTGGATACGTTATTTTTCCCAGGGAATTTAACGGCGTCATGGAGCGGATACACCAGAACTTCATGATCTCGGCCAACAGCTTCGTGCAGCTCGCCGGTATCGCCGCCCTGACGGAGGTGGGCCCCGACCTGGAAATGATGAAGCGCCACTATAATGAACGGCGCAAATACATGATAGGCCGCCTGCGCGATATGGGTTTCATCATTCATACGGAACCCACGGGCGCCTTCTATGTCTTCGCCGACGCCCGGGCCTTCTGCACCGATTCATACGCCGAGGCCTTTAAAATACTGGATGCGGTGAAGGTGGGAGTCACGCCGGGAGTGGATTTCGGCTCCGGCGGTGAGGGATTCCTGCGCTTTTCCTATGCCAACTCCATTGAGAATATCAGGGAAGGCCTGGACCGCATTGAAGGATATCTGAAGAGCCGGTAG
- a CDS encoding elongation factor G: MIKEYKTEQIRNVAIIGHNGTGKSTLLDAMLFVGGKLDKMGSVDAGTLASDFDEDEKKRKISIRSAMGFIEMDDVKINILDTPGTADFIGESRAALQAAECAILVVDSVDGVQIETEKAWRYLKENNIPRIIFVNKMDKERAGYEAVLQNLKSNLGVTVASLTIPQGEGANFNGVVDIIDMKLLTPKGDGKTVTVADIPAEYKDKAEDEKGKLMEMAAESDDALIEKFLEGEMLTEDEIKRGLRAQLRDAKLTTVICGSSEKVIGIKTLLRIIKDYAPAPAVGKEFKGHKMGDKETAIPVALKSDGSLVAVVWKTYIDQYAGRFNYLKIISGTLYPDTDVQNSTKNARERLTKLYSMVGSKQYDMPSIVAGDIGVVVKLDKTSTGDTLCDAAKSVVLPVIKLPNPLYSYAVEPVNKSDVDKIGQFFHKITDENPTLKYAYNAETRETVLSGMGELQLGIILENVREKNKLDVKTRVPRVPFRETITKKTESHYRHKKQSGGHGQFGEVFIRVEPQPRGVGFKFSESIFGGSVPKQYIPGVEKGIIDGLDEGVLGKFPVVDVAVDLFDGKYHDVDSSEMAFRIAARQAFKQGMENAGPQLLEPIMNVSIFVDKNFMGDILSDITSRRGRVLGMDSAEESSGSVSVIKATVPLSEMMRYSIDLRSMTQGKASFEMAFSHYDPISGKEAENIIAARKKQLEEEAEK; the protein is encoded by the coding sequence ATGATTAAAGAGTACAAAACTGAGCAGATCAGAAACGTGGCGATTATCGGCCATAATGGAACGGGAAAATCGACACTTCTGGATGCCATGCTTTTTGTCGGCGGTAAACTTGATAAAATGGGAAGCGTCGATGCCGGCACACTGGCCTCTGATTTCGATGAAGATGAGAAGAAACGTAAAATTTCCATCAGAAGTGCCATGGGATTTATTGAAATGGATGATGTCAAAATCAACATTCTTGACACTCCCGGAACGGCCGATTTTATTGGCGAATCCCGGGCGGCGCTGCAGGCTGCCGAATGCGCCATTCTCGTTGTGGATTCCGTAGACGGAGTTCAGATCGAGACCGAAAAGGCCTGGCGATACCTGAAAGAGAACAATATACCACGGATTATTTTTGTCAATAAAATGGATAAGGAACGCGCCGGTTATGAAGCTGTCCTGCAGAACCTGAAAAGCAACCTGGGTGTCACCGTGGCCTCGCTCACTATTCCCCAGGGTGAGGGCGCAAATTTTAACGGTGTTGTCGATATAATAGACATGAAGCTCTTGACACCCAAGGGCGACGGGAAGACCGTCACCGTGGCCGACATCCCTGCCGAGTATAAGGACAAGGCCGAGGATGAGAAAGGAAAGCTCATGGAAATGGCCGCTGAGAGCGATGACGCCCTTATCGAAAAATTTCTTGAAGGCGAGATGCTTACCGAAGATGAGATCAAGCGCGGCCTGAGGGCTCAGCTCAGGGATGCCAAACTGACAACGGTCATATGCGGATCGTCAGAGAAGGTAATAGGGATAAAGACCCTTCTCCGTATTATCAAGGATTATGCTCCTGCACCGGCCGTGGGGAAGGAATTTAAAGGCCACAAGATGGGAGATAAGGAAACGGCAATACCCGTTGCGCTTAAGTCCGATGGCTCGCTGGTCGCCGTTGTATGGAAGACCTATATTGACCAATATGCCGGCCGTTTCAACTACCTGAAGATCATATCAGGCACCCTCTACCCCGACACGGATGTTCAAAACAGCACGAAAAACGCCAGGGAGCGTCTCACCAAACTGTATTCCATGGTGGGCAGCAAACAGTATGATATGCCGTCAATCGTTGCCGGAGATATCGGCGTAGTGGTCAAGCTCGATAAAACATCCACGGGCGACACTCTCTGCGATGCGGCGAAAAGCGTTGTCCTTCCGGTCATAAAACTGCCGAATCCCCTGTATTCCTATGCCGTGGAGCCCGTGAACAAGAGTGACGTGGACAAGATAGGCCAGTTTTTCCATAAAATCACCGATGAGAACCCGACGCTGAAATATGCATATAATGCCGAGACGCGGGAGACAGTGCTCTCGGGCATGGGTGAGCTTCAGCTGGGAATCATCCTGGAGAACGTCAGGGAAAAGAACAAGCTTGATGTGAAGACGAGGGTTCCCCGGGTGCCCTTCAGGGAAACCATCACCAAAAAAACCGAGTCCCATTACCGCCACAAGAAACAATCGGGCGGACACGGGCAGTTCGGCGAGGTTTTTATCCGCGTGGAGCCGCAGCCCCGGGGAGTGGGTTTTAAATTTTCCGAATCCATTTTTGGCGGTTCCGTGCCGAAGCAGTACATACCCGGCGTTGAAAAGGGCATCATTGACGGACTGGATGAGGGCGTGCTGGGAAAATTCCCCGTTGTTGACGTGGCCGTAGACCTCTTTGACGGTAAGTACCATGATGTTGACTCGTCGGAGATGGCTTTCAGGATAGCTGCTCGCCAGGCCTTTAAGCAGGGCATGGAAAATGCCGGTCCGCAGCTTCTGGAGCCCATCATGAATGTCAGCATCTTTGTTGATAAGAATTTCATGGGTGATATCCTCAGCGATATCACCAGCCGGCGCGGCAGGGTTCTGGGCATGGACAGTGCCGAGGAGTCGAGCGGCAGCGTTTCCGTCATCAAGGCAACGGTTCCTCTTTCCGAGATGATGAGATACAGCATTGATCTGCGTTCCATGACCCAGGGAAAGGCGTCCTTTGAAATGGCCTTCTCGCATTACGATCCCATTTCCGGCAAGGAAGCGGAAAATATCATCGCTGCCCGGAAAAAGCAGCTCGAGGAAGAAGCGGAAAAATAA
- a CDS encoding MFS transporter — MSNEKVMNRWFVVVGAILIQLALGAIYAWSAFTKVLTDSNGAYKFSAGQTAWIFSAGLFFFALVMVWAGRKLATIGPQKLAMAGGLVLGIGYVLAGLFGSSFITQLIFIGVIGGSGIGLAYVVPIAVGVKWFPDKKGMLTGLAVAGFGFGATIWVKWAGSWGGGLLNNLSLAGLDGTRSVFLLYGIIFAAMVLIGSLVMKEPPAGWLPEGYTPPKAGDAKASGTVDFDSSEMIKTPQYYMLFITFLFSALAGLMVIYCIKLFGIDALTYAKLGTLDPSTEGFSDVVKAAGATAGTAMAWYAILNGLGRIAWGTVSDKIGRKMSLFLMTLFQGIIMLSFYKLGATENGLIIAASIIGFNFGGNFALFPAATADFFGTSTVGKNYGYVFFAYGIAGIVGPQIAGIFKDAAKGATDPSAWLTPFIIAGVACLLGAVISIISKPPKKA; from the coding sequence ATGTCTAATGAAAAAGTCATGAATCGATGGTTCGTCGTTGTCGGCGCGATCTTGATTCAACTTGCACTTGGTGCAATCTATGCATGGTCAGCATTTACCAAAGTTCTTACCGATTCTAACGGTGCGTATAAATTTTCCGCTGGCCAGACAGCCTGGATCTTCTCCGCAGGCCTTTTCTTTTTTGCTCTCGTAATGGTATGGGCAGGCAGAAAACTTGCCACTATAGGCCCGCAAAAACTCGCCATGGCCGGTGGTCTGGTCCTGGGCATCGGGTATGTTCTTGCCGGACTATTCGGCAGCAGTTTCATAACCCAGCTTATTTTCATTGGCGTCATAGGCGGCTCCGGTATTGGTCTTGCCTATGTTGTACCGATAGCTGTTGGCGTTAAATGGTTCCCGGACAAAAAAGGTATGCTGACCGGTCTTGCCGTTGCCGGTTTCGGATTCGGAGCCACTATATGGGTCAAATGGGCCGGCTCATGGGGAGGCGGTCTTCTTAACAACCTCAGCCTGGCAGGACTCGATGGCACCCGCAGTGTTTTTCTCCTTTATGGAATTATTTTCGCAGCCATGGTCCTCATTGGCAGCCTCGTCATGAAAGAGCCCCCTGCAGGATGGCTTCCCGAAGGGTATACCCCGCCGAAGGCAGGCGACGCAAAAGCAAGTGGAACAGTTGATTTCGATTCAAGCGAAATGATCAAAACTCCCCAGTACTACATGCTTTTCATCACGTTTCTCTTTTCCGCCCTGGCAGGCCTCATGGTTATTTACTGTATCAAGCTCTTCGGTATTGACGCCCTTACTTATGCCAAGCTTGGCACTCTTGACCCCTCAACAGAGGGTTTCAGTGATGTCGTAAAAGCTGCCGGCGCTACGGCTGGAACCGCAATGGCATGGTATGCCATACTCAACGGCCTTGGCCGTATCGCATGGGGAACCGTATCTGACAAGATCGGCCGGAAAATGTCCCTTTTCCTCATGACCCTTTTTCAGGGAATCATCATGCTTTCTTTTTACAAGCTTGGTGCTACCGAAAATGGATTGATCATCGCCGCAAGCATCATCGGCTTCAATTTCGGCGGAAACTTTGCATTGTTCCCCGCAGCTACTGCTGATTTCTTCGGAACATCCACGGTCGGCAAAAACTATGGCTATGTATTTTTCGCATACGGTATCGCGGGAATCGTTGGTCCCCAGATAGCCGGTATTTTCAAGGATGCAGCCAAAGGAGCCACTGACCCATCTGCCTGGTTGACTCCCTTCATCATTGCCGGTGTCGCCTGTCTTCTCGGCGCAGTGATTTCAATTATCTCCAAACCGCCTAAAAAAGCATAA
- a CDS encoding heat-shock protein Hsp20, translating into MTKNTHANTKSIENQGCSAAPDVDIYESPNEYMMKFEIPGVTRQDLAITLENNELEIRGAVDGSSLNDYRHIYSEYALDNYYRKFAVGDDIDADKVEAKLENGVLTLTLHKREERKPRKIEILTH; encoded by the coding sequence ATGACAAAAAACACCCATGCAAACACCAAAAGCATTGAAAATCAGGGCTGTTCCGCGGCGCCGGACGTGGATATTTATGAAAGCCCCAATGAATACATGATGAAATTCGAAATACCCGGGGTGACGCGCCAGGATCTGGCCATCACTCTTGAAAACAATGAGCTGGAGATCAGGGGCGCCGTTGACGGCAGCAGCCTCAATGATTACCGGCACATCTATTCAGAGTACGCCCTGGATAATTATTACAGAAAATTCGCCGTGGGCGACGACATCGATGCGGATAAAGTTGAAGCAAAACTGGAAAACGGCGTTCTAACCCTGACGCTGCATAAAAGGGAAGAACGCAAGCCGAGGAAGATAGAAATCCTCACGCATTAA
- a CDS encoding DNA-binding response regulator yields MNRTVRILVIDDHPIVRDGLEHLLAREEDLVICGFAEDAESGMRTINEVHPDLAIVDISLKAGKSGLELTKMIHTQYPSLPVLILSMHDESLYAERVIRSGARGYVMKHEMTSTIVNAIRQVMGGKIFLSEKMTSRLLDNLMFDQPQKITNPVEKLTDRELEVFRLMGQGTKTSEIAEKLKVSVKTIDTHRLRIKNKLNLKSSSELIKFAVEWSGNQ; encoded by the coding sequence ATGAACAGGACCGTGAGAATACTGGTTATTGATGATCACCCCATTGTGCGTGATGGACTTGAACACCTCCTGGCCCGGGAGGAAGACCTGGTAATCTGCGGTTTTGCCGAGGATGCCGAGAGTGGGATGAGAACCATCAATGAAGTTCATCCCGACCTGGCTATTGTGGATATTTCCCTGAAGGCCGGAAAAAGCGGTCTTGAACTTACCAAGATGATTCATACTCAATATCCTTCCCTGCCCGTTCTCATATTATCCATGCACGATGAGTCCCTTTACGCCGAGAGAGTAATCCGTTCCGGCGCCAGGGGCTATGTAATGAAACATGAAATGACCAGCACCATCGTCAATGCCATACGACAGGTCATGGGCGGTAAAATCTTTCTTAGTGAAAAGATGACATCACGTCTCCTGGATAACCTGATGTTCGACCAGCCGCAGAAAATCACCAATCCCGTGGAAAAACTCACGGACCGGGAACTGGAGGTTTTCCGGCTCATGGGGCAAGGAACTAAAACCAGCGAAATCGCCGAAAAACTCAAAGTGAGTGTTAAAACCATCGATACACACCGGCTGCGTATAAAAAACAAGCTGAACCTGAAAAGCAGCTCTGAGCTCATCAAATTTGCCGTGGAATGGTCCGGCAATCAATGA